The Naumovozyma dairenensis CBS 421 chromosome 1, complete genome genome includes a region encoding these proteins:
- the TRF5 gene encoding non-canonical poly(A) polymerase TRF5 (similar to Saccharomyces cerevisiae TRF5 (YNL299W) and PAP2 (YOL115W); ancestral locus Anc_3.58), protein MVKIASKKGLKSSPKKTNSGNKKFKKMRKSSINKIEKAFKVFNNHPLDQFNHYENLALDVSDHDELAKDGNYNDLIMFEQNEDGNGIHLNGKEIPVIQMDSDTDNGAGTIENNNNFFSKIKGQKKLDLNEDFIGFSDSSEEDADDDEKAGEDTNLKAEQNSEESEGIEAFDEYGHPKKVNLTQNSDYPWILNQDHSKQREIADWLTLEIKDFVSYISPSREEIELRNKTISKLRKAVKELWSDSQLHIFGSYATDLYLPGSDIDCVVNSKMGDKEQRQYLYDLARHLKQKGLTSQVEVIAKARVPIIKFVEKSSQIHIDVSFERTNGVEAAKLIREWLSATPGLRELILIVKQFLSARRLNDVHTGGLGGFTIICLVYSFLSMHPRIKTNDIDPLENLGVLLIEFFELYGKNFAYDLVAISLLDGYPSYIPKSEWRSLLPTRSSFTLAIQDPGDASNNISRSSFNLRDIKKAFAGAFDLLTNKCFELDAATFKDRIGKSILGNVIKYRGKARDFKDERDLIVNRAIVENEKYHKKRSRIVHDDIFLNPSDDDLEDDIKEQEEMYRFEQPEMKKRKKNLKKQDGKKLVENSLQTIENEKKKEKREKKKEKKEKKEKQKLDATKMVDALMGLRDDEDAYDSTLVDSKENTESPLRKATVDSQTRRDYWLSKGQVLAGGTIAQKVKS, encoded by the coding sequence ATGGTGAAAATTGCATCCAAAAAGGGGTTGAAATCATCTCCTAAGAAGACCAACTCAGGcaataaaaaattcaagaaaatgagaaaatcatcaattaataaaattgaaaaagcaTTTAAAGTTTTTAATAATCATCCTCTTGATCAATTCAATCATTATGAGAATTTAGCTTTGGATGTCAGTGATCATGATGAGTTAGCTAAGGACGGAaattataatgatttaataatgttCGAACAGAATGAAGATGGTAATGGAATCCATCTTAATGGTAAAGAAATACCAGTTATTCAAATGGATAGCGATACCGATAACGGTGCAGGCACAATagaaaacaacaataacttTTTTAGTAAAATAAAAGGTCAGAAAAAATTAGACCTGAATGAAGATTTCATTGGATTTTCTGATAGTTCAGAAGAagatgctgatgatgatgaaaaagCAGGAGAAGACACCAATTTGAAAGCCGAACAAAATAGTGAAGAAAGTGAAGGTATAGAAGCCTTTGATGAATATGGGCATCCTAAAAAAGTTAATTTAACGCAAAACTCAGATTATCCATGGATTTTGAATCAAGATCATTCTAAGCAAAGAGAAATTGCAGATTGGTTAACTCTAGAGATTAAagattttgtttcttaCATATCCCCAAGTCGTGAAGAAATAGAGCTTCGTAACAAGACTATTTCTAAATTACGTAAAGCTGTAAAGGAATTATGGTCAGACTCACAATTACATATTTTTGGATCGTACGCCACGGATTTGTATCTACCAGGTTCAGATATTGATTGTGTAGTTAATAGTAAAATGGGTGATAAAGAGCAAAGACAATACCTATATGATTTAGCAAGGCATCTTAAACAGAAGGGATTAACATCACAAGTTGAAGTTATTGCAAAAGCACGTGTAccaattattaaatttgttGAGAAATCATCACAAATTCATATTGatgtttcttttgaaagaacaaatgGTGTTGAAGCAGCTAAACTCATACGGGAGTGGCTTTCCGCTACGCCTGGTCTGAGagaattgattttaattgtGAAACAATTTTTAAGTGCTAGAAGATTGAATGACGTTCATACAGGTGGGTTAGGAGGTTTCACAATAATATGTTTAGTTTATTCATTCCTTTCAATGCATCCCCGGATTAAGACAAACGATATTGATCCCTTAGAGAATTTAGGTGTTTTACTAATAGAGTTTTTCGAACTTTATGGGAAGAATTTTGCATATGATCTAGTTGCAATCAGTTTGTTAGATGGTTACCCCTCATATATACCGAAGAGCGAATGGAGATCATTGTTACCCACGAGAAGTAGTTTCACATTAGCAATTCAAGATCCAGGTGACGCATCAAACAATATCAGTAGGagttctttcaatttacGTGATATTAAGAAAGCATTTGCAGGTGCATTTGATCTTTTAACTAATAAATGTTTTGAATTGGATGCTGCCACTTTCAAAGATAGAATTGGTAAGAGTATTTTGGGAAATGTTATAAAATATCGTGGTAAAGCAAGAGATTTCAAAGACGAGAGAGATTTAATAGTAAATAGGGCAATCGTGGAAAATGAGAAGTACCATAAGAAACGCAGTCGGATAGTCCATGATGACATTTTCTTGAATCCAAGTGACGATGATTTGGAAGACGATATTAAGGAACAGGAAGAAATGTATCGTTTCGAGCAACctgaaatgaaaaagagaaagaagaatttgaagaagcaAGACGGTAAAAAACTAGTTGAGAATAGTTTACAAACTATAGAGAAtgagaaaaagaaggagaagagagagaaaaagaaggagaagaaagagaaaaaggaaaagcaAAAACTCGACGCAACAAAAATGGTAGATGCTTTGATGGGTTTACGGGATGATGAGGATGCTTACGATTCAACTCTTGTAGactcaaaagaaaatactGAATCACCTTTAAGAAAGGCAACCGTTGACTCTCAAACAAGGCGAGATTATTGGTTATCAAAGGGACAAGTTCTTGCAGGCGGAACGATTGCCCAAAAAGTAAAAAGTTAA
- the CLA4 gene encoding serine/threonine protein kinase CLA4 (similar to Saccharomyces cerevisiae CLA4 (YNL298W) and SKM1 (YOL113W); ancestral locus Anc_3.60) codes for MALSATINDISDSDFQNIGPAPQPPHGRSTSNNIGYNQTKPITKMMSQFDLNNGSPVRAGSPLPLKSQRKTGWVSYKDDGILSFLWQKRYLILNDSYLSLYKNDKSTDEPILQISLTNIVAVSRNQIKQNCFEIVRSSDRNSYSSSSSNVSSSSDSKKSIYIATKTEVELHSWLDAIFAKCPLLSGVSSPTNFTHKVHVGFDPETGSFVGMPTNWEKLLKHSRITGEDWNNNSAAVIQVLQFYQDYNGINNNNLNNNPNNENANKLLNNIKNPSNISQSSLGHKNEFAQFNGSRNASQSNTTAMTTNLQPQRHAPTPPKAKVPMNPNKPQLSPLNTTGSRLHNVQNQYRQQQQQQRQQHSPTTAIPPRNTARNVPNQGTSYQQKAGSPVNGYKPLHNMSNPYTKSSPTYLQEQSIGGKISTPPRLHPQRTAPTPPTHANNNTSVSAATYAMKQGQEQRSSPQGHAVGHKQPLPQALRQAPRKPETSNGAPKKNAGVTKPRKQSKPSMSNAEIMSKLKSVTINTDPTEYFQMIEKAGQGASGSVYLAKRINIPPAEFEESEIPGIGDKVAIKQMILSKQPRKELIVNEILVMKDSHHKNIVNFLEAYLKTEDDLWVVMEFMEGGSLTDIIENSPVDDTSHSPLTESQIAYIVRETCQGLKFLHDKHIIHRDIKSDNVLLDMNGRVKITDFGFCAKLTDQRSKRATMVGTPYWMAPEVVKQREYDEKVDVWSLGIMTIEMLESEPPYLNEDPLKALYLIATNGTPKLKHPEKLSLEIKRFLSVCLCVDVRYRASTEELLHHGFFEVACEPRDLMPLLEWKN; via the coding sequence ATGGCATTATCAGCAActattaatgatatatcTGACAGCGACTTTCAGAATATTGGACCAGCTCCTCAACCTCCTCATGGACGTTCTACTAGTAACAATATTGGCTATAACCAAACCAAACcaattacaaaaatgaTGAGTCAATTTGATTTAAACAATGGATCACCGGTACGAGCAGGCTCTCCCTTACCATTGAAATCACAAAGAAAGACAGGATGGGTTTCATATAAAGATGACGGTATACTATCATTCCTTTGGCAAAAACGTTATCTGATACTAAACGATTCATATCTTTCACTGTATAAGAACGATAAGTCAACCGATGAACCTATTTTGCAGATTAGTTTAACGAATATTGTAGCAGTTAGTAGGAACCAAATCAAGCAAAACTGTTTCGAAATAGTACGCTCCAGTGATAGAAATTCATACTCCTCATCTTCGTCGAACGTATCGAGTTCATCAGattcaaaaaaatcaatatatatcGCAACGAAGACAGAAGTCGAACTTCATAGTTGGTTGGACGCAATATTTGCGAAATGCCCGTTACTTAGTGGGGTTTCTTCACCGACCAACTTCACTCACAAAGTTCATGTTGGTTTCGATCCAGAAACTGGTAGCTTTGTCGGTATGCCTACTAATTGGGAGAAGTTGCTGAAACATTCTAGAATAACTGGTGAGGattggaataataattctgcGGCAGTTATACAGGTCTTACAATTCTATCAAGATTATAATGGaattaataacaataaccTTAACAATAACCCAAACAATGAAAACGCAAacaaattattgaataatatcaagAATCCTAGCAATATATCCCAATCATCTTTGGGGCATAAAAATGAGTTTGCTCAGTTTAATGGTTCGAGGAACGCTTCCCAGAGTAATACCACAGCGATGACGACAAACTTACAGCCGCAACGACATGCACCAACTCCACCTAAAGCTAAAGTACCAATGAATCCAAATAAACCTCAATTATCACCCCTAAACACCACTGGTTCTCGCTTACACAATGTTCAAAACCAGTATCGtcaacagcaacaacagcaaaGGCAGCAACATTCACCAACAACTGCGATTCCTCCACGTAATACTGCACGTAATGTACCTAACCAAGGAACATCGTATCAACAAAAGGCAGGATCTCCTGTTAACGGGTACAAGCCTCTGCATAATATGAGCAACCCATATACAAAGTCGTCGCCGACATATTTGCAAGAACAGTCAATTGGGGGTAAGATTTCGACACCACCAAGACTCCATCCACAACGTACAGCCCCAACTCCTCCAACTCATGCGAACAATAATACAAGCGTCTCAGCCGCAACATACGCTATGAAGCAAGGTCAAGAACAAAGATCTTCGCCGCAAGGTCATGCGGTAGGTCATAAGCAACCACTTCCACAGGCATTGAGACAAGCCCCAAGAAAGCCAGAAACTTCCAATGGTGCGCCAAAGAAGAACGCCGGTGTTACTAAGCCTAGGAAACAATCGAAACCATCGATGTCCAATGCTGAAATAATGAGTAAATTAAAGAGTGTCACAATCAATACTGATCCAACAGAATATTTCCAAATGATAGAAAAAGCGGGACAAGGTGCCAGTGGATCAGTTTACCTTGCCAAACGTATTAATATACCCCCAGcagaatttgaagaatcCGAAATTCCAGGAATCGGTGATAAAGTAGCCATTAAACAAATGATCCTATCTAAACAACCCCGTAAGGAATTGATAGTCAATGAAATTTTAGTAATGAAAGATTCACATCATAAGAATATCGTTAACTTTTTAGAAGCATACTTAAAGACTGAAGATGACTTGTGGGTGGTTATGGAATTCATGGAGGGTGGGTCTCTAACAGATATAATCGAGAATAGTCCTGTAGATGATACTTCCCACTCTCCATTGACTGAAAGTCAAATTGCATATATAGTCCGTGAAACTTGCCAAGGTTTAAAATTCTTGCATGATAAGCATATTATCCATAGAGATATTAAATCGGACAATGTATTGTTAGACATGAACGGACGTGTCAAAATTACAGATTTTGGATTCTGCGCCAAATTAACTGATCAACGAAGCAAACGTGCCACTATGGTAGGTACACCTTATTGGATGGCGCCAGAAGTTGTCAAACAACGTgaatatgatgaaaaagTTGATGTATGGTCATTGGGTATTATGACGATTGAAATGTTGGAAAGTGAACCACCTTATTTGAATGAGGATCCATTGAAAGCGTTATATCTCATTGCTACCAATGGTACACCTAAATTAAAGCATCCGGAAAAGTTGTcattagaaataaaaagatTCTTGAGTGTTTGCTTATGCGTTGATGTACGGTACAGAGCTTCGACAGAGGAATTGTTACATCATGGTTTCTTTGAAGTAGCGTGTGAACCAAGAGATTTGATGCCCTTACTAGAATGGAAGAACTAA
- the RPL18B gene encoding 60S ribosomal protein eL18 (similar to Saccharomyces cerevisiae RPL18B (YNL301C) and RPL18A (YOL120C); ancestral locus Anc_3.52), producing MGIDHTSKQHKRSGHRTAPKSDNVYLKLLVKLYSFLARRTDAPFNKVILKSLFMSKINRPPVSVSRIARGLKQEGSANKTIVVVGTVTDDARVFELPKTTVAALRFTAGARARIIKAGGECITLDQLAVRAPKGQNTLILRGPRNSREAVRHFGMGPHKNKAPRILSKGRKFERGRGKRRSLGFKV from the exons ATGGGTATTGATCACACTTCCAAACAACACAAAAGATCCGGTCACAGAACCGCTCCAAAATCTGACAATGTCTATTTGAAATTACTTGTCAAATTATACTCATTCTTAGCTC GTCGTACTGATGCTCCATTCAACAAGGTTATCTTGAAATCTTTGTTCATGTCTAAGATTAACAGACCACCTGTTTCTGTCTCTAGAATTGCCAGAGGTTTGAAGCAAGAAGGCTCTGCTAATAAGacaattgttgttgttggtacCGTTACCGATGATGCTAGAGTTTTCGAATTGCCAAAGACCACTGTTGCTGCTTTGAGATTCACTGCCGGTGCCAGAGCTAGAATCATTAAAGCTGGTGGTGAATGTATCACTTTAGATCAATTAGCTGTCAGAGCTCCAAAGGGTCAAAACACTTTGATCTTGAGAGGTCCAAGGAATTCCAGAGAAGCTGTTAGACACTTTGGTATGGGTCCACACAAGAACAAGGCTCCAAGGATCCTCTCTAAAGgtagaaaatttgaaagaggTAGAGGTAAGAGAAGATCTTTGGGTTTCAAGGTGTAA
- the MON2 gene encoding Mon2p (similar to Saccharomyces cerevisiae MON2 (YNL297C); ancestral locus Anc_3.61) — protein MQVAKFTSFRKQLDQELHSLSSESKRRNSTIKHASDKSIDILKTIQNIEELVRHPDFVTPLVLACSSRNAKLTSIAMQCLQGLASVPSIPESRIPEVLDGFIEATQLAMEIQLKVLQIVPIFFKTYAKYIVGPQCKKLLQCCSSLLQLPNKAPVVFGTASATLQQLIDEVFERVSYEWAKNEDDESATATFEVMISNNETVKVGPYHYDANRLLNDLCSLVESSTSSSSSTSTQDKTDQLLDIKDIQTDYGLEILESVLKNSKKLFLTYPDLQFILRTKTVPLLLRYISSSKHFSTIFRSSRCIQLLIKKDYLSLLELELEVIISLLIHGISLESNISPWQRILSLEIFKELSQDFEMIRSLFITYDLFPDRKHIVNDLLQTSFKLIDSKDFTSFLGHSEIIQKVSSPLITSETTTVKTRYIDMLDKTNPPSVNLAYIISLVLSISNNFSEGLNNHVLTVCQAKGDDKNEASKEESELTSTKRLYEGLFESLFQLHKLLLYSSMLDSHIFHSLVRAFQKLAHAAGLLHLNDKLNVCLDLFSKSIVNNTLSGSPTDDMQTNIGPQSQSSRNSSKTSTPRKLQSATFSDKKSLHLRSFNSRNVSLFRALLSLSISIGSFFNTKSWQIVFLTWQWVSYFIYGPSADFMEAFYANDIPPAPTVSKSDLLSIETSIKKLFENTQSYSSDSFQILLESVMIEAKKSLSIPEEDSDSANGYHPLNQSNELSNCIYNKGFFITQIGELASFNFNRFITEYQNQDRMLWNSIMSFFIKLIANRNISSIPLRLYITRVFTDIIKNIANEVGNMDDQETRASKFSILEQLFTNSLMKTIESIQKLDVTKNEIYDGTIRTESEIIFQILSTLKEILNEFGDLLTQSWSTIFNIINAPFEWNIETALSSEGGNDKEDSSLVGGILQNYIDMIQVSYDVFKLISDDFLQSLPLGVIKYVVDTLVNYATQDKILNISFSSISQFWLVGDYLRLKDGDIVKFDDSKESKDRLAIFKGKLQDNQLTQIISSSASKGPEMYNGLWLYLLKSLIECTKDKRIEVKNGSIQTFFRIVDSHGSCFPTWDLIFIEVLNPFLKEKLWEADNEEISKFVDLTLKGLVDLYPSHFTSFLSSNSNDEWIAVLNLFDKLLKSKSSSVNYVTVINYQKLLKSMIKFPYLPEPIWKKCHEIWLGYNITYSDLASLTPEVGAKTEYDCVTELLIAFQDLYPLVDKYGKISEEFTEKSLGFFNSAARYPLLPEYSQDKTKLSGLQNQLLCCLHLFDRIENREIELLVIYQLTVFGTLCFDTREKIEKKLAHKLTDATNSRIPSFEAISYISTQYLSERLDFASNNSVPLDKDKQILRIVRNLSDVIQRKSFINLGKSENIPLWVISSRCFRKLVEKLLVSFKKASAPNYLQGEVLGIFIDVMSSYFVRESGKTDSLTESSDIEEYRACSTILLQNDVITLLDDERLKYLVESIWYGSFIYETDEYENALLARGETLFDVSQQLSNFDFNDMFGSTVQPPLMSKYNCSLVCLNDLIKFVMLPDPEFSKLRIVTIPFLVVRISLVLRRFICDEFLMCKAPIPKHRKIELTTFLNGLHKIMQFLLEENPEYGEEETLKELKVLYPLILKTIPVSHKVEGIQDDVLNLSLAFTKLMSK, from the coding sequence ATGCAAGTCGCAAAATTCACTTCTTTTCGGAAACAATTGGACCAGGAATTACACTCCCTTTCTTCAGAATctaaaagaagaaattcaaCCATTAAACATGCTAGCGACAAATCAATCGATATTCTAAAGactattcaaaatataGAAGAACTTGTAAGGCACCCTGATTTTGTTACACCTTTGGTCCTGGCCTGTTCATCGAGAAATGCCAAATTAACTTCAATTGCCATGCAATGCCTACAAGGATTGGCGTCCGTACCTTCAATACCAGAGTCAAGAATCCCAGAAGTTCTAGACGGATTCATTGAAGCCACTCAGCTAGCGATGGAGATACAATTGAAAGTTCTACAAATAGTaccaatatttttcaagacATATGCAAAATATATTGTAGGCCCACAATGTAAAAAGTTACTTCAATGCTGTTCAAGTTTACTTCAACTACCAAATAAAGCACCAGTTGTCTTTGGGACTGCAAGCGCAACTTTGCAGCAACTAATAGATGAAGTCTTCGAAAGAGTTTCCTACGAATGGGccaaaaatgaagatgacgaaTCGGCAACTGCAACGTTTGAAGTAATGATtagtaataatgaaacaGTCAAAGTTGGCCCCTACCACTACGATGCTAACAGATTACTTAATGACTTATGTTCATTGGTCGAATCATCTACCtcctcttcatcttcaacaaGTACTCAGGATAAAACCGATCAATTGTTAGATATTAAAGACATCCAAACAGATTACGGCCTAGAGATATTGGAATCAGTTTTGAAGAATAgtaagaaattatttttgaCATACCCTGATTTACAATTTATATTGAGAACAAAAACGGTACCGTTACTATTACGCTATATTTCGTCATCAAAACATTTTTCGACTATATTCAGAAGTTCTCGATGTATCCAACTTCTAATCAAAAAGGACTATCTCTCATTACTTGAACTGGAATTGGAAGTTATTATTTCACTGCTTATTCATGGAATATCATTAGAATCCAATATATCCCCTTGGCAACGGATATTGTCGTTGGAAATATTCAAGGAACTATCccaagattttgaaatgaTCAGgtcattatttattacttATGATTTGTTCCCAGACAGGAAACATATTGTGAACGATTTATTGCAaacatctttcaaattaatcGATTCAAAGGACTTTACATCTTTCCTTGGCCATTCAGAGATTATTCAAAAAGTTAGCTCTCCTCTAATCACATCTGAAACAACAACTGTCAAGACAAGATATATTGATATGCTAGATAAGACAAACCCGCCTTCTGTTAATTTAGCTTACataatttctttagtattatcaatatccaATAATTTCTCTGAAGGTTTAAATAACCACGTTTTAACTGTTTGCCAAGCTAAAGGTGATGATAAAAACGAAGCGAGCAAGGAGGAATCAGAACTCACATCGACTAAACGATTATATGAGGGCTTGTTCGAAAGTCTATTCCAACTCCATAAATTACTCTTATATTCGTCAATGTTAGATTCTCACATATTCCATTCGCTAGTAAGAGCATTTCAAAAGTTAGCTCATGCGGCTGGACTTCTACATTTAAACGATAAATTGAATGTATGTCTTGACCTATTCTCAAAGTCAATCGTTAACAACACTTTGAGTGGAAGTCCTACAGATGATATGCAGACTAATATTGGACCTCAGTCACAATCGTCAAGAAACAGTTCAAAAACTTCCACGCCTAGAAAATTACAGTCCGCCACATTCTCAGATAAGAAATCTTTACACCTTAgatctttcaattcaagAAACGTTAGTTTATTCAGAGCTCTATTATCGCTATCCATATCAATTGGTTCCTTCTTTAACACGAAAAGCTGGCAAATTGTCTTCCTAACTTGGCAATGGGTATCATACTTTATTTATGGGCCATCTGCTGATTTTATGGAAGCATTCTATGCCAATGATATTCCACCTGCTCCTACAGTATCAAAGAGTGATTTACTGTCCATCGAGACCAGCATCAAGAAATTGTTCGAAAATACTCAGTCATACTCGTCCGAttcatttcaaattctaTTGGAAAGCGTAATGATAGAAGctaaaaaatcattatccATTCCAGAAGAAGATTCTGATAGCGCAAATGGATACCATCCTTTAAACCAATCAAATGAACTATCGAATTGTATCTACAATAAGGGGTTTTTCATTACTCAAATTGGTGAACTAGCGTCTTTCAACTTCAATAGATTTATCACGgaatatcaaaatcaagACAGGATGCTGTGGAATTCGATTATGagtttctttatcaaattgATTGCTAATCGCAATATTTCAAGTATTCCCCTCCGTCTATATATTACTAGAGTTTTCACGGATATCATAAAGAATATTGCTAATGAAGTTGGAAATATGGACGACCAAGAAACCAGAGCCTCcaaattttccatattAGAGCAATTGTTCACCAATTCGCTAATGAaaacaattgaatcaattcaaaaattagacgttacaaaaaatgaaatatatgatgGTACAATAAGAACTGAATCTGAAatcatatttcaaattttgtCCACTTTAAAAGAgattttaaatgaatttgGTGACCTATTAACTCAATCATGGTCAActatattcaatattatcaatgCACCTTTTGAATGGAACATTGAAACAGCTTTGTCTTCTGAAGGAGGcaatgataaagaagacTCCTCATTGGTAGGAggaattcttcaaaattatatagATATGATCCAAGTCTCCTATGATGtattcaaattaatatCAGATGACTTTTTACAATCACTACCCTTGGGCGTAATAAAATACGTTGTTGACACTTTAGTGAATTATGCTACGCAggataaaatattaaatatctCATTTTCCTCAATTAGTCAATTTTGGTTAGTCGGTGATTATTTACGACTAAAAGATGGCGACATTGTAAAATTCGATGACTCTAAAGAATCGAAAGACAGGCTAGCTATTTTCAAGGGTAAACTGCAAGACAACCAATTAACCCAGATTATTTCCTCATCAGCTTCGAAAGGACCAGAGATGTATAATGGCCTTTGGTTATATCTTCTAAAAAGTCTAATAGAATGCACTAAAGACAAGAGGATAGAAGTCAAGAATGGTTCCATCCAAACGTTTTTCAGAATTGTCGATTCTCATGGGAGTTGTTTCCCAACTTGGGACTTAATCTTCATAGAAGTATTGAATCCATtcttaaaagaaaaactatGGGAGGCTgacaatgaagaaatttccaaatttgtTGACTTAACTTTAAAAGGTTTAGTAGACCTTTACCCAAGTCATTTTACATCGTTCTTATCTTCCAATAGCAACGATGAATGGATTGCCGTTTTAAATTTGTTTGACAAACTCCTCAAATCTAAGTCCAGTTCTGTAAATTACGTCACAGTTATCAATTATCAAAAGTTattgaaatcaatgataaaatttcCTTATCTCCCTGAGCctatttggaaaaaatgtCATGAGATCTGGCTCGGATATAACATTACATATAGCGATTTGGCCAGCCTGACTCCTGAGGTAGGTGCAAAAACAGAATACGATTGTGTTACTGAATTGCTGATTGCATTCCAAGATCTATATCCATTAGTAGATAAATACGGAAAGATTTCAGAGGAATTCACCGAGAAATCATTAGGATTCTTTAATTCAGCAGCAAGATATCCGTTACTTCCTGAATATAGTCAAGATAAAACCAAGTTATCAGGTTTACAAAATCAATTGTTATGTTGTCTACATCTTTTTGACAGAATTGAAAACCGTGAGATTGAACTGTTAGTCATTTACCAATTAACTGTCTTTGGTACATTATGTTTTGATACTAGggaaaaaatagaaaagaaattagcACACAAATTAACCGATGCAACTAATTCTAGAATACCTTCATTTGAGGCAATAAGTTATATCTCAACTCAATATTTATCAGAAAGGTTAGATTTTGCGAGTAATAACTCTGTACCCTTAGACAAAgacaaacaaatattaaGAATTGTGCGAAATTTGTCAGACGTAATACAAAGGAAATCGTTTATTAACTTAGGTAAATCAGAGAATATTCCTCTTTGGGTTATATCATCCCGTTGTTTTAGGAAATTAGTCGAAAAGTTACTTGTTTCCTTCAAAAAGGCGTCTGCACCAAATTACCTTCAAGGTGAAGTTTTAGGGATATTTATCGATGTAATGTCGTCATATTTCGTAAGGGAAAGCGGGAAAACGGATTCGTTAACTGAATCTTCTGACATAGAAGAATATAGAGCTTGTAGTACAATACTTTTGCAAAATGATGTCATTACATTGCTAGATGATGAACGATTGAAATACCTTGTTGAAAGTATATGGTATGGCTCCTTTATCTATGAAACTGATGAATACGAAAATGCATTGCTTGCAAGGGGTGAAACTCTATTTGACGTTTCTCAACaactttcaaattttgatttcaaCGATATGTTTGGATCTACAGTCCAACCTCCTTTAATGAGTAAATATAATTGCTCTCTTGTCTGTTTGAATGATCTTATTAAATTCGTGATGCTACCAGATCCTGAATTCTCAAAACTAAGGATAGTAACTATCCCTTTCCTAGTTGTTCGTATATCTTTAGTGTTAAGAAGGTTTATTTGCGATGAATTCCTAATGTGCAAAGCTCCGATCCCCAAACATAGAAAAATAGAGTTAACAACTTTTCTAAATGGGTTGCATAAAATCATGCAGTTTCTTTTGGAAGAGAATCCCGAATACGGCGAAGAGGAGACTCTCAAAGAACTAAAGGTATTATATCCTTTGATTCTTAAGACGATCCCTGTTTCACACAAGGTGGAAGGTATTCAGGATGATGTTCTAAATTTATCGTTGGCATTTACTAAATTAATGTCCAAATAA
- the RPS19B gene encoding 40S ribosomal protein eS19 (similar to Saccharomyces cerevisiae RPS19B (YNL302C) and RPS19A (YOL121C); ancestral locus Anc_3.51), protein MAGVSVRDVAAQDFINAYASFLQRQGKLEVPGYVDIVKTSSGNEMPPQDSEGWFYKRAASVARHIYLRKQVGVGKLNKLYGGAKSRGVRPYKHIDASGSVNRRVLQALEKIGVVEISPKGGRRISENGQRDLDRIAAQTLEEEE, encoded by the exons ATGGCAGGTGTTTCCGTTAG AGACGTTGCAGCTCAAGATTTCATCAATGCTTATGCTTCTTTCTTGCAAAGACAAGGGAAATTAGAAGTTCCAGGTTACGTTGACATTGTCAAGACCTCTTCTGGTAACGAAATGCCACCACAAGATTCTGAAGGTTGGTTCTACAAAAGAGCTGCTTCAGTTGCCAGACACATTTACTTGAGAAAGCAAGTCGGTGTCGGTAAGTTGAACAAGTTATACGGTGGTGCCAAGAGCAGAGGTGTCAGACCATACAAGCACATCGATGCTTCTGGTTCCGTTAACAGAAGAGTTTTACAAGCTTTGGAAAAGATTGGTGTCGTTGAAATTTCTCCAAAGGGTGGTAGAAGAATCTCTGAAAATGGTCAAAGAGATTTGGATCGTATTGCCGCTCAAActttagaagaagaagaataa